The following coding sequences lie in one Carassius carassius chromosome 1, fCarCar2.1, whole genome shotgun sequence genomic window:
- the LOC132144662 gene encoding calcium-regulated heat-stable protein 1-like — protein sequence MSSDTSSPVKSSTPPLSPLSPASPVSPGSLRLPACRQRERSSSPMRGSLIPSPLPTRRNRTCSAAARAAEGPVFTGVCKCFCRSKGHGFITPSDGGSDIFVHISDIDGEYVPVEGDEVSYKICSIPPKLQKIQAVEVTITHLAPGTKHETWSGAVLES from the exons ATGTCCTCAGACACATCATCTCCTGTGAAGTCCAGCACCCCTCCTCTGTCCCCGCTGTCTCCTGCCTCTCCAGTTTCCCCCGGCTCTCTGCGTCTGCCCGCCTGCCGTCAGAGAGAGCGCTCCTCGTCCCCCATGAGGGGCTCCCTGATTCCAAGCCCCCTGCCCACCCGCCGCAACCGCACCTGCTCAGC TGCAGCGCGTGCAGCCGAGGGGCCAGTCTTCACTGGGGTCTGCAAGTGCTTTTGTCGTTCCAAAGGACACGGTTTCATCACGCCATCAGACGGAGGCAGTGACATCTTTGTGCACATATCTGA CATCGATGGTGAATATGTGCCTGTGGAAGGAGATGAAGTTAGCTACAAGATCTGCTCTATTCCACCCAAACTTCAGAAGATCCAGGCCGTGGAGGTGACCATCACTCATTTAGCGCCAGGCACGAAGCATGAGACCTGGTCTGGAGCGGTGCTTGAATCATGA
- the LOC132144617 gene encoding 4-aminobutyrate aminotransferase, mitochondrial-like, whose protein sequence is MASSLLTRQLAVSLRLASPGSRYVSKTATKTVSEFEYDAPSMKTAVPGPKSQELLRRLGEIQNVGAVHFFCNYEESRGNYLVDVDGNRMLDVYTQISSIPIGYNHPALMKVMTNPNNVSAFVNRPALGILPPENFPDKLIESLLSIAPSGMTRVQTMACGSCSNENAFKTMFIWYRNKERGYANPSEQEVDTCMINQSPGCPDLSILSFMGAFHGRTLGCLATTHSKAIHKLDIPSFDWPIAPFPKLQYPLEEFVRENAQEEARCLEEVEDLIMKWGQKGKPVAGIVIEPIQAEGGDNHASPDFFIKLRNIARKHGCAFHVDEVQTGGGTTGKFWAHEHWGLDDPADVVSFSKKMLTGGYYHRDELKPDKPYRIFNTWMGDPSKNLFLSEVLNVIRRENLLEEVMRSGKALLQGLYALQTQYPHILSRARGQGTFCAIDVCNDGTRDSIMIKARNKGLFMGSCGVKTIRFRPSLVFKEYHVHQLLNILNDVLVEHK, encoded by the exons ATGGCTTCCTCACTCCTGACCCGCCAGCTGGCCGTCTCCCTGCGTCTCGCCTCTCCAG GTTCCAGATATGTCAGCAAAACTGCCACAAAGACAGTTTCAGAGTTTGAATATGATGCCCCGTCCATGAAAACTGCTGTGCCAGGTCCAAAGTCCCAG GAGCTGCTGAGACGACTCGGAGAGATTCAG AATGTTGGAGCGGTTCATTTCTTCTGCAACTATGAGGAGAGCAGGGGAAACTACCTGGTGGACGTGGACGGCAACCGAATGCTGGACGTGTACACACAAATCTCCTCCATCCCCATCG GTTACAATCAtccagcattaatgaaagtgatGACTAATCCAAATAATGTG AGTGCATTTGTCAACCGTCCGGCGCTTGGTATTCTGCCACCTGAGAACTTTCCAGACAAACTGATCGAGAGCCTGCTGTCG ATTGCCCCCAGCGGGATGACGCGAGTACAAACCATGGCCTGTGGTTCCTGCTCCAATGAGAATGCTTTTAAGACCATGTTTATCTGGTACAGA AATAAGGAGAGAGGATACGCTAACCCCTCTGAGCAGGAAGTCGACACTTGCATGATCAACCAG AGTCCTGGATGCCCAGATTTGAGCATCTTGTCTTTCATGGGAGCTTTCCATGGGAGAACTCTGG GTTGCCTGGCCACAACACATTCCAAAGCTATTCACAAACTGGATATACCGTCCTTCGACTGGCCCATCGCACCCTTCCCTAAACTGCAGTACCCTCTGGAGGAGTTTGTGAGGGAGAACGCCCAGGAAGAGGCCCGCTGCCTGGAGGAG gttGAGGATCTCATCATGAAGTGGGGGCAGAAGGGCAAACCAGTGGCAGGCATTGTGATCGAGCCCATCCAGGCAGAGGGAGGGGACAACCACGCTTCACCTGACTTCTTCATCAAACTGAGAAATATTGCACGCAAG CATGGCTGTGCTTTCCACGTGGATGAGGTGCAGACAGGTGGAGGAACAACAGGCAAGTTCTGGGCCCATGAGCATTGGGGGCTGGACGACCCTGCTGATGTTGTCTCCTTCAGTAAGAAGATGCTGACAGGAGGATACTACCACAGGGATGAACTGAAACCAGACAAA CCCTACAGAATCTTCAACACATGGATGGGAGACCCTTCAAAGAATCTGTTCTTATCAGAGGTGCTTAATGTGATCCGGAGAGAGAACCTTCTGGAGGAGGTGATGCGCTCAGGGAAGGCTCTTCTGCAGGGTCTTTACGCACTGCAG ACCCAGTACCCTCACATCCTGAGCAGAGCCCGCGGCCAGGGTACATTCTGTGCCATAGATGTCTGCAATGACGGCACACGTGACAGTATCATGATTAAAGCCAGGAACAAGG GTCTGTTCATGGGTTCCTGTGGAGTAAAGACCATCCGTTTCCGTCCCTCTTTGGTCTTCAAGGAGTATCATGTCCATCAGCTCCTGAACATCCTGAACGACGTCCTGGTTGAGCATAAATAG
- the mettl22 gene encoding methyltransferase-like protein 22 isoform X2 — protein sequence MDQVTFRSDTVLSDVHLLLPNACHLMKRLNSVGQPVFTSKFRILRDCDGKESSGESPVRESTVASNVPLDEDGDLDVLRRPRSSSSNRDAVCPIILSQSAATLTDEEEDSEEEDGARDVIRVEHTMATPLEDVGKQIWRGAFLLADFILAQASMFTGATVLELGAGTGLASIVMAMVAKTVYCTDVGDDLLSMCQRNVTLNKQHFEPQESEIRVRQLDWMADDLCTDADLDFCWTDAEIGDLHDNTTFVIAADVCYDDDLTDALFKTLYRLASNMRHPITTYISIEKRLNFTLRHMDVSCEAYDHFHHCLDQLQQMTDGKMSFIVEPVKSSFPQFFQYERVEQLELWKVTAERL from the exons TCTTCACTTCGAAGTTCAGGATTCTGCGCGATTGCGATGGAAAGGAGTCAAGCGGTGAGTCGCCTGTCCGTGAGAGCACAGTTGCATCGAATGTTCCTCTGGATGAAGATGGGGACCTGGATGTGCTCAGAAGGCCCAGAAGCTCCAGCAGTAACAGGGATGCGGTATGTCCCATTATCTTAAGTCAATCTGCAGCAACGCTGACTGACGAGGAGGAAGATTCAGAAGAGGAGGATGGCGCCCGTGACGTCATTAGGGTCG AGCATACTATGGCGACACCTCTGGAGGATGTAGGGAAACAG ATCTGGCGTGGTGCTTTCCTATTGGCCGATTTCATCCTGGCACAAGCCAGCATGTTCACAGGCGCCACGGTCCTCGAGCTTGGAGCTGGAACGGGACTCGCCAGTATTGTCATGGCAATGGTGGCCAAGACGGTGTACTGCACAG ATGTTGGCGATGACCTTCTGAGCATGTGTCAGAGAAATGTGACTCTGAACAAGCAGCACTTTGAACCCCAAG AGAGCGAAATAAGGGTGCGGCAGCTGGACTGGATGGCAGATGATCTCTGCACAG ACGCTGATTTGGATTTCTGCTGGACTGACGCAGAAATAGGGGACTTGCATGATAATACCACTTTTGTGATCGCGGCAGATG TGTGTTATGATGACGATCTTACGGATGCTTTGTTCAAAACATTATACAGACTTGCGAGCAACATGCGGCACCCCATCACAACCTACATCTCCATAGAAAAGAG ATTAAACTTCACACTGAGACACATGGACGTGTCCTGTGAAGCATATGATCACTTCCACCACTGCCTAGACCAGTTACAGCAGATGACAGATGGAAAGATGAGTTTCATTGTAGAGCCTGTCAAGAGCTCCTTCCCTCAGTTCTTCCAGTATGAAAGGGTGGAACAGCTG GAACTTTGGAAGGTGACGGCAGAGAGACTTTAA